One genomic region from Bacillus rossius redtenbacheri isolate Brsri chromosome 6, Brsri_v3, whole genome shotgun sequence encodes:
- the LOC134532508 gene encoding alkaline phosphatase 4-like — MCARAVSLMLLLAAALGAAPGAEDAAHWRRLGQAHLRRVLSTRHNLRHARNVVLFVGDGMGMTTVTAARIFKGQQRGRPGEETTLSFERFPVVGLAKTYNVDRQVPDSAATATALFSGVKVNYYTLGLDATATRDRCDARADAARRLDTLASWAQEAGRHVGLVTTTRLTHATPAALYAHANSRDWECDGAVPADQRSCAKDVARQLVEELPGRNLRVVLGGGARQLGDSEAGDDAVDGCRRRDGRNLAEEWLRLGGGRRRLVRTAQELETLDVSRADYLLGVFAPDHLPYGAERSPQHPSLVNMTAAAIAVLERHAPGFVLVVEAGRIDHAHHDNFARLALQEAVELDQAVAAALELTDPDETLVVVTADHSHAFTVNGYPPRGADVLGFANETEGEPYETLSYANGKGYHTHHHANGSLRRAAELDRAAPRYRHFAGRPLDVETHGGEDVPVYARGPHAHVLAGVYEQSYVAHALGYAACLGPSAELCPPRARLRYRGGARSLAPPGAVLLALLALVALGR; from the exons ATGTGCGCGCGCGCGGTCTCGCTGATGctgctgctggcggcggcgctggGGGCGGCGCCGGGGGCGGAGGACGCCGCCCACTGGAGGCGGCTGGGGCAGGCGCACCTGCGGCGCGTGCTGTCCACGCGACACAACCTCCGGCACGCGCGCAACGTGGTGCTGTTCGTGGGCGACGGCATGGGCATGACCACCGTCACCGCCGCCAGGATCTTCAAG GGCCAGCAGCGCGGGCGGCCCGGCGAGGAGACGACCCTGAGCTTCGAGCGCTTCCCCGTGGTGGGGCTCGCCAAGACCTACAACGTGGACCGCCAGGTGCCCGACTCGGCCGCCACCGCCACGGCGCTCTTCAGCGGCGTCAAGGTCAACTACTACACGCTGGGGCTGGACGCGACGGCGACGCGCGACCGCTGCGACGCCCGCGCCGACGCGGCGCGACGCCTGGACACGCTGGCGTCGTGGGCGCAGGAGGCGGGCCGCCACGTGGGGCTGGTGACCACGACGCGGCTGACGCACGCCACGCCGGCGGCGCTGTACGCGCACGCCAACAGCCGCGACTGGGAGTGCGACGGCGCCGTGCCCGCCGACCAGAGATCCTGCGCCAAGGACGTGGCGCGCCAGCTGGTGGAGGAGCTGCCGGGGAGGAACCTGCGCGTGGTGCTGGGAGGCGGCGCGCGCCAGCTCGGAGACTCGGAGGCCGGCGACGACGCCGTGGACGGCTGTCGGCGGCGCGACGGGCGCAACCTTGCCGAGGAGTGGCTGCGGCTGGGCGGCGGCCGGCGCCGGCTCGTGCGCACGGCGCAGGAGCTGGAGACCCTGGACGTGTCACGCGCCGACTACCTGCTGGGGGTGTTCGCCCCCGACCACCTGCCGTACGGCGCCGAGCGCTCCCCGCAGCACCCCTCGCTCGTCAACATGACGGCGGCGGCCATCGCCGTGCTGGAGCGCCACGCGCCGGGCTTCGTGCTCGTGGTGGAGGCCGGCCGCATCGACCACGCGCACCACGACAACTTCGCGCGCCTCGCCTTGCAGGAGGCCGTGGAACTGGACCAGGCCGTGGCGGCGGCGCTCGAGCTGACGGACCCCGACGAGACCCTGGTCGTCGTCACCGCCGACCACTCGCACGCCTTCACCGTGAACGGCTACCCGCCGCGCGGCGCCGACGTGCTCGGCTTCGCCAACGAGACGGAGGGCGAGCCCTACGAGACGCTGAGCTACGCCAACGGCAAGGGCTACCACACGCACCACCACGCCAATGGCTCGCTGCGGCGCGCCGCGGAGCTGGACCGCGCGGCGCCCAGGTACCGCCACTTCGCGGGCCGGCCGCTCGACGTGGAGACGCACGGCGGCGAGGACGTGCCGGTGTACGCGCGCGGGCCGCACGCGCACGTGCTGGCCGGCGTCTACGAGCAGAGCTACGTGGCGCACGCGCTGGGCTACGCCGCGTGCCTCGGCCCGTCGGCGGAGCTGTGTCCGCCGCGCGCGCGGCTGCGCTACCGGGGCGGCGCGCGGTCCCTGGCGCCGCCGGGGGCGGTCCTGCTCGCCCTGCTGGCCCTGGTGGCCCTGGGGCGGTAG
- the LOC134533369 gene encoding uncharacterized protein LOC134533369 produces MGSPTPVMRAVVIEARRRGNVVKVPLRNKRGDRDEHEGAPLGAQMDAGGDAWACPRTEDDEMFALATFIRMMLVMLLRAGFADTHACLSPEQSGNAVLQQHLLDFAVSRVPRAPLGQRRCAFCWYQGCWLVHTATTLVGSVCYWLLGYPVAFGESVDGMVGTGPWAPRCPSDWALAVQGWCSVLVATALTSSVAAGRLPRGAHAAVTAVHAGLLQPLLLHWTASSTGWLDKRHISHTPTDYKDLGGGAIIHTSAGVGALVVATALGRQLPRDAQPAPCWGLAGRPPPTAGVAYVLVACGLAAAALPVPGYAVNRPPPLNFAAAVLTNSLAGGAGGLLAELALQSWVFVPRARRWAPVSLMQAGTAGVVILSAGADVYIPAAADELSVWDRVKGSCEVEEHHARVLPPGEALYHQQFHPGDGMGYGVVGTEAELVIGEKVVVSDDKEEALQDGPFRDL; encoded by the exons ATGGGAAGTCCAACCCCTGTCATGAGGGCGGTGGTCATAGAGGCACGGAGAAGAGGAAATGTCGTGAAA GTACCGCTGAGGAACAAGCGAGGTGACAGGGACGAGCACGAGGGCGCCCCGCTGGGAGCGCAGATGGACGCCGGCGGCGACGCGTGGGCCTGCCCGAGGACCGAGGACGACGAGATGTTCGCGCTGGCCACCTTCATCCGCATGATGCTGGTGATGCTGCTGAGGGCCGGCTTCGCGGACACCCACGCCTGCCTCTCCCCGGAGCAGAGCGGGAACGCGGTGCTGCAGCAGCACCTCTTGGACTTCGCGGTGAGCCGGGTCCCCCGTGCCCCGCTGGGACAGAGGAGGTGCGCCTTCTGCTGGTACCAGGGGTGCTGGCTGGTCCACACAGCAACAACCCTC GTGGGGTCCGTGTGCTACTGGCTGCTCGGCTACCCCGTGGCCTTCGGCGAGTCGGTGGACGGCATGGTGGGCACGGGGCCCTGGGCGCCGCGCTGCCCCTCCGACTGGGCCCTGGCCGTGCAGGGCTGGTGCTCGGTGCTGGTGGCCACGGCCCTCACCAGCAGCGTGGCCGCCGGCCGCCTGCCCAGGGGCGCCCACGCCGCGGTCACTGCCGTGCACGCGGGCCTGCTGCAGCCGCTGCTGCTGCACTGGACCGCCTCCAGCACGGGCTGGCTGGACAAGAGGCACATCAGCCACACGCCCACCGACTACAAGGACCTGGGCGGTGGCGCCATCATCCACACGTCGGCGGGCGTGGGGGCGTTGGTGGTGGCGACGGCGCTGGGGCGGCAGCTGCCTCGCGACGCCCAGCCGGCCCCGTGCTGGGGGCTGGCCGGCCGCCCGCCGCCCACCGCCGGGGTCGCCTACGTCCTGGTCGCGTGCGGCCTGGCCGCCGCCGCGCTGCCGGTGCCCGGGTACGCGGTCAACCGCCCCCCACCGCTCAACTTCGCCGCCGCGGTGTTGACCAACAGCCTGGCGGGCGGCGCGGGTGGCTTGCTGGCCGAGCTGGCGCTGCAGTCGTGGGTGTTCGTCCCGCGCGCGCGCCGCTGGGCGCCCGTCAGCCTCATGCAGGCGGGCACGGCCGGCGTCGTGATCCTGTCCGCGGGCGCCGACGTGTACATCCCTGCG GCGGCAGATGAGTTGAGCGTGTGGGACAGAGTCAAAGGCTCGTGCGAGGTCGaagagcaccatgcccgtgtgttgccgccgggAGAAGCCCTGTACCACCAGCAGTTCCACCCGGGCGATGGCATGGGATATGGAGTGGTGGGGACGGAAGCCGAACTGGTGATTGGGGAGAAGGTTGTGGTCAGTGACGACAAGGAGGAGGCGTTGCAGGATGGTCCTTTCCGCGACCTTTGA
- the LOC134533489 gene encoding uncharacterized protein LOC134533489 gives MSALTLPNPKYWDCNEITVTLERAGVVGTNCMLGCAGALLVELGLQTWTAGGAEDWWAPMGILQAGVAGVVSNLSGADVYMPAVAILAGVLGGLLHGMLYRLLRRTRLEDPAHLASTHVACGMLSCVLSPLLETRQSYDLDSWTTTLIKFAWQVAGLGVVLGFTLFLQGIFIGLLAWMGILRSEQDEDQPPRDLSKAVTFPQRLQPAIIQPHETVLEGEKNIEASLRIDL, from the exons ATGTCTGCGCTGACGCTGCCCAACCCCAAGTACTGGGACTGCAACGAGATCACGGTGACTCTGGAGCGTGCCGGGGTGGTCGGCACCAACTGCATGCTGGGGTGCGCGGGCGCCCTGCTCGTGGAGCTGGGGCTGCAGACGTGGACCGCGGGCGGGGCCGAGGACTGGTGGGCGCCCATGGGCATCCTGCAGGCGGGCGTGGCGGGCGTCGTCAGCAACCTGTCCGGGGCGGACGTCTACATGCCCGCG GTGGCCATACTGGCCGGAGTGCTTGGCGGTCTCCTGCACGGGATGCTGTACCGGCTGCTGCGCCGCACTCGCCTGGAAGACCCCGCCCACCTCGCCTCCACCCACGTGGCCTGCGGGATGCTGTCCTGTGTCCTGTCGCCCCTGCTCGAGACCCGCCAGAGCTACGACCTGGACTCCTGGACCACCACGCTCATCAAGTTCGCCTGGCAAGTGGCAGGGTTGGGTGTGGTCCTGGGCTTCACGCTGTTCCTCCAGGGCATCTTCATAGGGCTGCTGGCATGGATGGGCATCCTGCGCAGTGAGCAAGACGAGGACCAGCCGCCCAG GGACCTGTCGAAGGCAGTGACCTTCCCGCAGAGACTGCAGCCGGCCATCATACAACCGCACGAGACCGTCTTGGAAGGGGAGAAGAACATCGAGGCCTCCCTGCGCATCGACCTTTGA